Proteins encoded by one window of Rhodamnia argentea isolate NSW1041297 chromosome 6, ASM2092103v1, whole genome shotgun sequence:
- the LOC115756424 gene encoding non-functional NADPH-dependent codeinone reductase 2-like — MKLRCGICIIGREERIKTIRSQRDYQGKSSLHHLLSPAQSKMKTKSDVTPASIPAAALKSSGRKIPLLGFGTAAFPNVDHEVTKAAVLGAIKLGYRHFDTATLYHTEEPIGEAIAEAVSQGLIKSREDLFITTKLWCSDAHPGLVLPALKNSLKNIKLDYIDLYLIHWPVSTKPGTSEFPMKKEHFMPMDFKAVWADMEECQRKGLARSIGVSNFSCKKLSFILANAQIPPEVNQVEFNPLWQQKKLREFCEANGVLLTAYSVLGAVVSNGGSNKVMDCKQLKEIARAKGKTVAQICRRWAYEQGVCVLAKSFNKERMKENLEIFDWELTEEESRKIDEIPQSRGYLGEEYISEHGPYRTFAELWDGGL; from the exons ATGAAGCTCAGATGCGGTATCTGCATTATTGGCAGAGAAGAACGAATTAAGACAATAC GATCTCAAAGAGATTACCAAGGCAAAAGTTCCCTGCATCATCTGCTATCTCCTGCACAATCCAAGATGAAAACCAAATCTGACGTTACTCCGGCTAGCATTCCGGCAGCGGCATTGAAGTCCAGTGGCCGGAAAATCCCACTCTTGGGATTCGGCACGGCAGCGTTTCCGAATGTGGATCATGAAGTCACGAAGGCGGCAGTTCTTGGAGCAATTAAGCTGGGATACAGACATTTTGACACTGCAACTCTCTACCACACGGAGGAGCCAATTGGAGAAGCCATCGCTGAAGCGGTCTCGCAGGGGCTGATCAAATCAAGAGAAGATCTCTTCATCACCACCAAGCTCTGGTGCAGCGATGCTCATCCTGGGCTTGTCCTACCGGCTCTCAAGAATAGCCTCAa AAATATCAAGTTGGATTACATAGATCTCTATCTCATCCACTGGCCTGTGAGTACAAAACCCGGAACCTCCGAGTTCCCAATGAAGAAAGAACATTTCATGCCCATGGACTTCAAAGCTGTTTGGGCAGACATGGAGGAGTGCCAGAGAAAAGGACTCGCAAGAAGCATTGGGGTCAGCAATTTCTCTTGTAAAAAGCTCTCTTTCATCCTGGCCAATGCACAGATACCCCCTGAAGTCAACCAG GTAGAGTTTAATCCATTGTGGCAGCAAAAGAAGCTTCGGGAGTTCTGCGAGGCCAATGGGGTTCTGCTGACTGCTTACTCTGTTTTAGGAGCGGTAGTAAGCAATGGAGGAAGCAATAAGGTGATGGACTGTAAGCAGCTGAAGGAGATCGCTAGGGCCAAAGGGAAAACTGTTGCCCAG ATTTGTCGCAGATGGGCATATGAACAAGGGGTTTGTGTACTCGCCAAGAGCTTCAACAAGGAGAGGATGAAAGAGAACCTTGAGATTTTCGACTGGGAATTGACGGAGGAAGAATCGAGGAAGATCGACGAGATCCCGCAGAGCAGAGGATACCTTGGGGAAGAATACATCTCCGAGCACGGGCCTTACCGGACATTTGCCGAGCTCTGGGATGGTGGATTGTGA
- the LOC115756403 gene encoding non-functional NADPH-dependent codeinone reductase 2-like: MDALSAHAPSKIPEAALKSGGRKMPLLGLGTAASPPVAPEATRLAVLEAVELGYRHFDTAALYGTEEPLGEAISEALSRGLIKSREELFVTSKLWCSDAHSGLVLPALQKSLKNLKLDCVDLYLIHWPVSSKPGTYEFPIKKEEFLPMDFKAVWADMEECLKKGLTKRIGVSNFSCKKISEILATARVPPAVNQVEFNPLWQQKKLKEFCREHEILLTAYAALGAKGTIWGSNRVIECEHLKEIAEAKGKTVAQICLRWAYEQGVSVLAKSFNKERMKENLEIFEWELTEEENKKISEFPQSRGCLGEDYISVHGPFKTIEELWDGEM; encoded by the exons ATGGACGCCCTCTCTGCCCACGCCCCGTCCAAGATCCCCGAAGCGGCGCTGAAGTCCGGCGGACGGAAAATGCCGCTCCTCGGGTTGGGCACCGCCGCGTCTCCGCCGGTGGCGCCGGAGGCGACGAGGCTGGCCGTCCTGGAGGCGGTGGAGCTGGGCTACAGGCACTTCGACACCGCGGCTCTGTACGGGACGGAGGAGCCGCTCGGCGAGGCCATAAGCGAAGCCCTCTCGAGGGGGTTGATCAAATCGAGAGAGGAGCTCTTCGTCACCTCCAAGCTCTGGTGCAGTGACGCTCACTCGGGGCTTGTCCTCCCTGCTCTCCAGAAAAGCCTCAA AAATCTCAAGTTGGACTGCGTAGATCTTTACCTCATCCACTGGCCCGTGAGCTCGAAACCTGGAACGTACGAGTTCCCGATCAAGAAGGAAGAATTTCTACCCATGGACTTCAAGGCCGTTTGGGCTGACATGGAGGAGTGCCTAAAGAAAGGACTAACTAAACGTATCGGAGTCAGCAATTTCTCTTGTAAAAAGATCTCGGAAATTCTGGCTACTGCGCGAGTACCTCCAGCTGTTAATCAG GTGGAATTCAATCCGCTGTGGCAGCAAAAGAAACTTAAAGAGTTCTGCAGAGAACACGAGATCCTATTGACTGCTTATGCTGCTTTAGGCGCTAAAGGAACCATCTGGGGAAGCAATAGGGTCATAGAATGCGAGCACCTCAAGGAGATCGCTGAGGCCAAGGGAAAAACTGTTGCGCAG ATTTGCCTGAGATGGGCATATGAGCAAGGAGTGTCTGTACTGGCCAAAAGCTTCAACAAGGAGAGAATGAAGGAGAACCTCGAGATTTTCGAGTGGGAGTTGACGGAGGAAGAGAACAAGAAGATAAGCGAGTTCCCCCAAAGCAGAGGCTGTCTTGGAGAAGATTACATCTCGGTGCACGGGCCTTTCAAGACGATTGAGGAGCTGTGGGATGGCGAGATGTGA
- the LOC115756435 gene encoding protein JINGUBANG-like isoform X2, which translates to MGLLPCPLPGDSHATNSSEDQSTLSIHLHSKSSSSLSSQSSLPTVPSLTPQQSQPLDQSPTPAHRCCVATLSGHSSYVSSLALAGEFLYSGSSDGEVRAWNRSPPGSDAGHAVAAAAISTSAVKSVVASGDKLFTAHQDHKIRVWRIDADGRYRLATSLPTLADRLARLFLAKNYVEVRRHKKCTWVHHVDAVSSLALTHDGSALYSASWDRSFKVWRVSDFRCVESVERAHDDAINAVVVSRDGLVYTCSADRKIKVWRKESHQRKHALVATLERHRSAVNALALSEDCCILYSGACDRSILVWERVQDEGRRGKGTDGGVEGEHYMAVVGALRGHTKAVLCLAVAGDVVCSGSADHTVRVWRREGEDRSYSCLAVCEGHAKPVKCLAASVDVDGDGEGSGSPSGSGTRYMVYSGGLDCKIKVWRIWVPPSLTLLTTSICYA; encoded by the exons ATGGGACTTCTCCCATGTCCCTTGCCTGGCGACTCCCACGCCACCAACTCCTCCGAGGATCAGTCTACCCTCTCCATTCACCTTCACTCCAAATCCTCAAGCTCCCTCTCTTCCCAATCCAGCCTTCCCACTGTCCCTTCCCTGACCCCTCAACAATCTCAACCCCTAGACCAATCTCCGACTCCCGCCCACCGCTGTTGCGTCGCCACTCTCTCCGGCCACTCCTCCTACGTCTCCTCCCTCGCCCTCGCCGGCGAGTTCCTCTACAGCGGCTCCTCGGATGGGGAGGTGAGGGCGTGGAACCGAAGCCCACCCGGATCCGACGCGGGGCACGCTGTTGCGGCGGCCGCCATCAGCACCAGCGCGGTCAAGAGCGTGGTGGCGAGCGGGGACAAGCTCTTCACCGCCCACCAGGACCATAAGATACGGGTGTGGAGGATCGACGCCGACGGGAGGTACAGGCTCGCGACCTCGCTgcccacgttggccgaccgctTGGCGAGGCTCTTCTTGGCGAAGAACTACGTGGAAGTGCGGCGGCACAAGAAGTGCACGTGG GTCCACCACGTGGACGCCGTGTCGTCGCTTGCGCTGACCCATGACGGCTCGGCGCTGTACTCGGCCTCGTGGGACCGGTCTTTCAAGGTGTGGCGGGTATCCGACTTCCGATGCGTGGAGTCGGTCGAGAGGGCGCATGACGACGCCATCAACGCTGTCGTCGTGTCCCGCGACGGCCTCGTCTACACGTGCTCCGCGGACAGGAAGATCAAGGTGTGGAGGAAGGAGAGTCACCAGAGAAAGCACGCATTGGTTGCGACTCTAGAACGGCACAGGTCCGCGGTCAACGCTCTGGCGCTGAGCGAGGACTGCTGCATCCTCTACTCTGGCGCCTGCGACAG GTCGATCCTCGTTTGGGAGAGGGTGCAAGACGAAGGGCGGAGGGGCAAAGGAACTGACGGCGGCGTGGAGGGCGAGCATTATATGGCGGTGGTGGGCGCGTTGCGAGGGCATACAAAGGCAGTACTGTGCCTCGCGGTGGCGGGGGATGTGGTGTGCAGCGGGTCGGCGGACCACACGGTGAGGGTGTGGCGGAGGGAGGGAGAAGATCGGAGTTATTCCTGCCTGGCCGTGTGCGAGGGACACGCGAAGCCGGTGAAGTGTTTGGCTGCGAGCGTTGACGTGGACGGCGACGGGGAGGGCAGCGGGTCCCCCTCCGGGAGCGGGACGAGATATATGGTCTATAGCGGCGGATTGGACTGTAAGATCAAAGTATGGAGAATTTGGGTTCCCCCTTCTTTGACTCTTCTCACGACTTCAATATGTTATGCTTAG
- the LOC115756435 gene encoding protein JINGUBANG-like isoform X1, which translates to MGLLPCPLPCNSQTTNSSEDQSTLSIHLHSKSSSSLSSQSSLPTVPSLTPQKSQPLDQSPTPAHRCCVATLSGHSSYVSSLALAGEFLYSGSSDGEVRAWNRSPPGSDAGHAVAAAAISTSAVKSVVASGDKLFTAHQDHKIRVWRIDADGRYRLATSLPTLADRLARLFLAKNYVEVRRHKKCTWVHHVDAVSSLALTHDGSALYSASWDRSFKVWRVSDFRCVESVERAHDDAINAVVVSRDGLVYTCSADRKIKVWRKESHQRKHALVATLERHRSAVNALALSEDCCILYSGACDRSILVWERVQDEGRRGKGTDGGVEGEHYMAVVGALRGHTKAVLCLAVAGDVVCSGSADHTVRVWRREGEDRSYSCLAVCEGHAKPVKCLAASVDVDGDGEGSGSPSGSGTRYMVYSGGLDCKIKVWRIWVPPSLTLLTTSICYA; encoded by the exons ATGGGACTTCTCCCATGTCCGTTGCCTTGCAACTCCCAGACCACCAACTCCTCCGAGGATCAGTCTACCCTCTCCATTCACCTTCACTCCAAATCCTCGAGCTCCCTCTCTTCCCAATCCAGCCTTCCCACTGTCCCTTCCCTGACCCCTCAAAAATCTCAACCCCTAGACCAATCTCCGACTCCCGCCCACCGCTGTTGCGTCGCCACTCTCTCCGGCCACTCCTCCTACGTCTCCTCCCTCGCCCTTGCTGGCGAGTTCCTCTACAGCGGCTCCTCGGATGGGGAGGTGAGGGCGTGGAACCGAAGCCCGCCCGGATCCGACGCAGGGCACGCGGTGGCGGCGGCCGCCATCAGCACCAGCGCGGTCAAGAGCGTGGTGGCGAGCGGGGACAAGCTCTTCACCGCCCACCAGGACCATAAGATACGGGTGTGGAGGATCGACGCCGACGGGAGGTACAGGCTCGCGACCTCGCTgcccacgttggccgaccgctTGGCGAGGCTCTTCTTGGCGAAGAACTACGTGGAAGTGCGGCGGCACAAGAAGTGCACGTGGGTCCACCACGTGGACGCCGTGTCGTCGCTTGCGCTGACCCATGACGGCTCGGCGCTGTACTCGGCCTCGTGGGACCGGTCTTTCAAGGTGTGGCGGGTATCCGACTTCCGATGCGTGGAGTCGGTCGAGAGGGCGCATGACGACGCCATCAACGCTGTCGTCGTGTCCCGCGACGGCCTCGTCTACACGTGCTCCGCGGACAGGAAGATCAAGGTGTGGAGGAAGGAGAGTCACCAGAGAAAGCACGCATTGGTTGCGACTCTAGAACGGCACAGGTCCGCGGTCAACGCTCTGGCGCTGAGCGAGGACTGCTGCATCCTCTACTCTGGCGCCTGCGACAG GTCGATCCTCGTTTGGGAGAGGGTGCAAGACGAAGGGCGGAGGGGCAAAGGAACTGACGGCGGCGTGGAGGGCGAGCATTATATGGCGGTGGTGGGCGCGTTGCGAGGGCATACAAAGGCAGTACTGTGCCTCGCGGTGGCGGGGGATGTGGTGTGCAGCGGGTCGGCGGACCACACGGTGAGGGTGTGGCGGAGGGAGGGAGAAGATCGGAGTTATTCCTGCCTGGCCGTGTGCGAGGGACACGCGAAGCCGGTGAAGTGTTTGGCTGCGAGCGTTGACGTGGACGGCGACGGGGAGGGCAGCGGGTCCCCCTCCGGGAGCGGGACGAGATATATGGTCTATAGCGGCGGATTGGACTGTAAGATCAAAGTATGGAGAATTTGGGTTCCCCCTTCTTTGACTCTTCTCACGACTTCAATATGTTATGCTTAG